The following are from one region of the Anomaloglossus baeobatrachus isolate aAnoBae1 chromosome 1, aAnoBae1.hap1, whole genome shotgun sequence genome:
- the TBCCD1 gene encoding TBCC domain-containing protein 1, which translates to MVLRYVVPCRRDVTDVGIGLVRCSGAMDSYKVQVWAKTEPFLIGALPFPPPAKFSMRYLRKMATYVRARSTEGCYPRLSWLMWRHIACGKLQQAEDTAWLYYEAFHCLAERSAQSSLEWAESVSGCATVEEYEALRSRLSVDTLQFLLFLYIQQINKVSLRTSVIGDEWPSPRARSPTADLSGQSHFHNKNWDDCGHHAFLQSHIPCLLELLLDPEQLTASSHSGPCSLLSLEAARALGFLLEGTVDKNRSIHSFIDLATWPPMQAVSGYSKTSDTFAIKKLQAWIKECFVLNPFGISACIKSGRKLPWAQQIDGANRKAKIVCSVSKVPHGNHMVLMSHIHKQTLAKSSDTLVEAHVKITHCNESFIYLLSPLRCVTIEKCRNSTIILGPVQTVLHVQMCERVNVISICQRLSLLSTTSCTFHILTPTRPLLFSGNQGAVFAPYHTHYSMLEDHMGQTGLATLPNYWDRPQLLSTESDSQVWKLMSPRDFYSFVIPFEMEGDTAEIPGGLPPVFQKSMDQRQQKVLTWQKAAKEAKLSREQQKHFQALVEQKFNEWLFKTGNRHQLDSLVPSSDGTKQVAG; encoded by the coding sequence ATGGTGTTGCGTTACGTCGTCCCGTGCAGAAGAGACGTCACGGACGTGGGCATTGGACTTGTACGCTGCTCTGGGGCCATGGACTCTTACAAAGTTCAAGTTTGGGCGAAAACAGAGCCGTTCCTAATAGGAGCGCTGCCGTTCCCGCCGCCGGCCAAGTTCAGCATGCGTTACCTGCGGAAAATGGCGACGTACGTGAGAGCCCGCTCCACAGAGGGCTGCTACCCGCGCCTCAGCTGGCTGATGTGGCGGCACATAGCGTGCGGGAAGCTGCAGCAGGCGGAGGACACGGCCTGGCTCTACTATGAGGCGTTCCATTGCCTGGCTGAGCGCAGCGCACAGAGCAGTCTGGAGTGGGCGGAGAGTGTGTCCGGCTGCGCCACTGTGGAGGAGTACGAGGCGCTCCGGAGCCGGCTCTCCGTGGACACGCTGCAGTTCCTGCTGTTCCTGTACATCCAGCAGATTAATAAGGTGTCTCTCCGCACCTCTGTGATTGGGGATGAGTGGCCGAGCCCCAGAGCTAGATCGCCCACCGCTGACCTGTCCGGACAGTCCCATTTCCATAACAAGAACTGGGATGACTGCGGCCACCATGCCTTCCTGCAGAGCCACATCCCCTGCCTCCTGGAGTTACTGCTGGATCCCGAGCAGCTCACTGCATCCTCTCATTCCGGGCCCTGCAGTCTGCTGAGCCTTGAGGCTGCCCGGGCTCTCGGCTTCCTCCTGGAGGGAACAGTGGACAAGAACAGAAGCATCCATTCTTTTATTGATTTGGCCACTTGGCCTCCAATGCAAGCTGTAAGTGGCTACTCTAAGACAAGTGACACATTCGCCATTAAAAAACTGCAGGCCTGGATAAAGGAATGCTTCGTGCTGAATCCATTTGGGATCTCCGCCTGTATCAAGTCTGGCAGGAAACTGCCATGGGCTCAGCAAATAGATGGCGCAAACAGAAAAGCAAAAATTGTGTGCAGTGTTTCTAAAGTGCCACATGGTAATCACATGGTTCTGATGAGTCATATACACAAACAAACATTGGCTAAAAGCTCTGACACTTTGGTGGAAGCTCATGTTAAAATCACCCACTGCAATGAGTCttttatttatctcctatctccaTTAAGGTGCGTTACTATTGAAAAATGTAGAAATAGCACCATTATTCTGGGCCCAGTGCAAACCGTTCTCCATGTTCAGATGTGTGAGCGTGTAAACGTCATCAGCATTTGTCAGCGACTATCACTTTTGTCAACCACAAGCTGTACTTTCCATATACTGACCCCTACACGGCCCCTTTTATTCTCTGGCAATCAGGGTGCTGTATTTGCCCCCTATCACACTCATTATTCAATGTTAGAAGATCATATGGGACAGACTGGTTTAGCAACTTTGCCTAATTATTGGGACAGGCCACAGCTGCTATCTACAGAGAGTGACAGCCAGGTATGGAAGCTCATGTCACCACGTGACTTTTATTCATTTGTGATTCCATTTGAAATGGAAGGGGACACAGCTGAGATTCCAGGAGGCCTTCCACCCGTGTTCCAGAAATCAATGGATCAAAGACAGCAGAAAGTACTGACATGGCAAAAAGCTGCCAAGGAAGCAAAGTTAAGTAGGGAACAACAAAAGCATTTTCAGGCTCTTGTTGAACAAAAATTCAATGAATGGCTTTTTAAGACAGGAAATCGACATCAGTTGGATAGCCTTGTGCCTTCAAGTGATGGCACAAAGCAAGTTGCTGGATAG